Proteins encoded together in one Plasmodium brasilianum strain Bolivian I chromosome 6, whole genome shotgun sequence window:
- a CDS encoding hypothetical protein (conserved Plasmodium protein): MFTTSEDPHLGNLLDINAISHVKLAIKSIILELFGLVMLLKVHYKILKVIHNTQLFILKTDIRWEEYTENIFAFRFLNLLLYVMQPSQTKKYEFSLKVLKISNFLANLTYSSNSSLQF; this comes from the exons ATGTTTACGACGTCTGAGGACCCTCATTt AGGTAATTTACTAGACATAAATGCCATTAGTCATGTAAAGCTGGCtattaaaagtattataCTAGAACTATTTGGTTTGGTCATGTTACTGAAGGTGCACTATAAGATATTGAAGGTCATCCATAATACGCAGTTATTCATTTTGAAAACGGATATAAGGTGGGAAGAATACACTGAGAATATTTTCGCGTTCAG ATTTTTGAACTTGCTCCTTTACGTCATGCAGCCAAGCCAAACGAAGAAATATGAGTTTTCCCTTAAAGTTTTGAAaatttccaattttttgGCAAATTTAACTTATTCATCGAATAGTAGCTTACAATTTTGA